Proteins encoded in a region of the Manis javanica isolate MJ-LG chromosome 15, MJ_LKY, whole genome shotgun sequence genome:
- the LOC140846585 gene encoding LOW QUALITY PROTEIN: uncharacterized protein (The sequence of the model RefSeq protein was modified relative to this genomic sequence to represent the inferred CDS: deleted 1 base in 1 codon), which yields MQEVVRTQVPNSYHSHSQWLKRPWKARRMAWRLNLEADGGQGVLTGQAAQGRFSGLSGEKTSASVSNTFIADGLDAGDEDPAERRAGEDAAPAGVPPGGVKGVLASTRDPDPPGPTARAGHLGSAVGRGRPGGGASQVPTAALGTQRGPGTSRRTACVRTAPAPRPRTGAPRASRCSTSRRPRLLRRLPWRLCPRGPAGCRRCAASGGSCATAATTAPAAAAPSGRASWRRTCRAAPSALPAAGAASRARGAAGAARSGRGPRPPRRPGPGKRRGSAPGVGEGYTGRGRWLRGRPGPASGLGGGSVRGAQPLAPARRAPPALRPWPRRPQGTPGAAASPPCPAPQPDHPCSSF from the exons ATGCAGGAAGTGGTGCGTACCCAG GTACCCAATTCGTACCATTCTCATTCCCAGTGGTTAAAACGCCCGTGGAAGGCAAGACGGATGGCGTGGCGACTGAACTTGGAGGCAGACGGCGGTCAGGGCGTCCTCACTGGGCAGGCGGCCCAGGGCCGGTTCAG CGGGCTGAGCGGAGAGAAAACAAGCGCATCTGTTTCAAACACGTTTATTGCAGATGGGCTGGATGCCGGGGATGAAGACCCCGCGGAGAGGCGCGCGGGCGAGGACGCTGCGCCCGCGGGAGTCCCTCCCGGTGGGGTTAAAGGTGTCCTCGCATCCACGCGGGACCCAGACCCGCCTGGACCCACCGCTCGGGCCGGACACCTGGGCTCCGCGGTGGGGCGGGGTCGACCCGGAGGCGGCGCCTCTCAGGTCCCGACGGCGGCGTTGGGGACCCAGCGCGGGCCCGGAACTTCGCGCCGAACCGCCTGTGTGCGCACAGCCCCCGCCCCGCGGCCCCGCACGGGGGCGCCCAGGGCCTCGCGCTGCAGCACCTCGCGGCGGCCGCGTCTCCTGCGCCGGCTGCCCTGGCGCCTCTGCCCGCGGGGCCCTGCCGGGTGCCGCCGCTGCGCCGCCTCGGGCGGGAGCTGCGCGACCGCTGCGACCACCGCGCCCGCGGCCGCCGCCCCGTCCGGCCGCGCGAGCTGGCGGCGCACGTGCCGCGCTGCGCCCTCCGCGCTGCCCGCCGCCGGGGCTGCgtcccgg gcccgcggggctgCAGGAGCGGCTCGCTCGGGGCGCGGTCCGCGCCCGCCGCGGCGCCCTGGACCCGGTAAGCGAAGGGGCTCGGCGCCCGGGGTCGGTGAGGGGTACACGGGCCGGGGCCGCTGGCTGCGCGGGCGGCCCGGCCCTGCCTCGGGACTGGGAGGAGGGAGTGTTCGCGGCGCCCAGCCGCTCGCCCCTGCCCGGCGCGCTCCGCCCGCCCTGCGCCCCTGGCCGCGCCGGCCGCAGGGAACCCCGGGCGCCGCGGCGTCTCCCCCCTGCCCCGCCCCGCAGCCGGACCACCCTTGTAGCTCTTTTTGA